TATATCGGCGCCAACTCATGACCTGGTCAGAGTTCATCTTTTTTGCCGATGGCTACGCGATCAATACTCATTTGACCCTGGATTTTCCAACGGATCAGCAAACCAAGTGGGTACGTGGCTCACCCGGTGTGTTTTATCGGAAAGCTGAACATTATGAATCTTTGGCGATCGGGGGTTGGGATCAGCAATGGTTCAGACGTTTATCCCCAAATTGGGTTGCAAAAACAGTTGGCACTTTTCGGTTCGGATTTAACAATTTTGAGCGAAGTGAATACACGCATCTGGACTATTGGAATCTTTTCTATGTGAACCTCTCAGGGATGGGAGTGCTGGAGTATCACCCGGTAAATCATACAGGTCTTTATGCCAGCATTGGGTTTTATCAGGGGATGAATATTCTGCCGGATGTGATTCCTCAGTTTGAACCGGGTTTGTTTTTCAGTCTGGGGGTATTACTGCCATGATCTTCAGGATAGTCTTTACCGCACTGTTGATGATATCGACCCTTCTGGGAAGCACGATTTCCGGTTATGTGTTTGACAACAAGAGTGGTGAAAGCATTGTCGGGGTCAACGTTTTTGTTCGGGAGCTAAGTAAAGGGAGTGCCACAAACCTGGATGGGTTTTTCATAATCCGAGATATTCAGGATACCCATGTTGCGCTTACTTTTTCACATATTGCTTATGTGGACACAACTTTTCCGGTGATATTGAATATTGAGAGATATTATTTTCCCCGAGTAACCCTGAGTCCTCAAGCCATTGATACCAAAGCCATAGAAGTCGTTGGACAACGCTCAAGTATCATCAACAAGGATCTGGATATTTCAAGTTTTCAGGTGGATCCCATTGTATTAAGTGAGATCCCTCAACTGAGTAAAGATGTATTCAAACTGGTGAAATTCTCACCCAGTGTGACCATCTCAGATCCCATGTCTCCTCAATACTATGTACGAGGCAGTGATCCTGGAGAGAATCTGGTTCAGCTTGATGGAATGACCATTTATAACCCTCAACATTTCATGGGTTCAAATGCAATATTCAATCCTTATGCGATTAAGAATATCGAGATGCTGGTTGGTGGATTTGACGCTGAATATGGAGGTCGTAACGCCTCCATTCTAAATATCACAACTCGTGAAGGTCACCGATCTGAAATTCATGGTGAATTCAGACCCTCGATATCAGGTATTTCCGGCGCCATCGAATTTCCAGCAGGAGAACGAGGCTCTGCTATGTTATCTGGCCGTCTGCTCAGTGATCTAATGCTGAAAGTGCTTATGGGATCACCCAATTTGATGATGGACTATAATGGTGCCTATCAGATATCCTATGGCAAGACCCGCTTGCGTTTTTCCGGTTTCTTTGCACGTGATTACATGGATTACCGGGTGGCCAATCTGATGCTCTTTTTCCCTGACAGTGTTTTTGAATCCTTTGAAGAAGGGTTTATTGCCAAGACCAACAATCGGGCTGTTGGACTGAAAGTGAATACAGTCTTGCTGCCCAATTTACTATTTGAGGGGCAAGTGTATCATTCCGGATCAAGGGTGGATAATCAAACGTATTTTGGCTACTCTATTGCTGATACCAGTTCTGGTACAGATGTTAGATTGAATTACAAAACCCACATTGAGAATTCGATCTTTGATAATACGATCAAAGCAAATCTAGCCTGGTATGCCTTTGGGCATCAAACGCTAAAGTTGGGCTTTGAGATCAATGATCTGAATTTTTCAAATGAGACTGGCCGAGTTGACACAAAACCGGATCCGCTCAGGACTGGATCTCAGTTCCAGGCTGTCTTTTTTCAGGATGAGGTGGATCTGGGACCCCTCATGTTAAAAGCTGGATTGAGACAATCTAGACTAAGATCTACAGATAGCTGGAATATGGAACCACGTGTCTCCATGAGCCTTCGGGTCGGAAAACATGTACTAAAAGCAGCTTATGGGCATTACTACCAATACCTCACAACTATGGATTCAAAGAGTGAAGAATTTGTCCGATTTCTGGATTATTACCAGTCGCTGGGAGATCATGCTCCCATTCATTCCTTTCATCATATCCTGGGTATCGAGGGGCAGCTTACAAAGACACTGGAATATTCCATAGCCACTTATTACAAGGATCTGCGTCAGCTATACCACTCCACCTATAGCTCTAGTATAATGCAGAGTAGTGAAAACACCCAGATCGAGGGTGGCTCGGGTGAATCCTATGGCTTTGAAGTATTGATCAAGGGTTCACTGGGACGTCTGTCCGGTTGGGTTGGGTATAATTATTCAAAAGGATATCGCAATTATCCATCCATCCAAAACGGTAAGCAAAGTCTGTTTGATGGGGATCAGCCCCACAACTTCAAATCCCTACTTATGTATAAATTAACGCCCGATATCATTGCCAGCTCCACCATGCAAATTACTTCAGGTTACCCACGTACCTGGGAGACCGGCATGCGGATGCATTATTCATACGATCCGCTGAACAATGATTTTGGTGTATTTGCTACGAATATCACCCCGGAAAGGAACAATGTTCGTTACCCTTCCCGCATGACCTGGGATATTGGCTGGAAGAAAAAATTACGGAGTGGTTTTGGATATAACCTGGCGGAATACCTGGGTGGTTTGGAAGCCTATTATACAATGACTATCCGAAATTTATTATTTTTACATCGCAATCCGATCTATTACATTTATTTCCCGGGCTATGGGTATTACGGCCTGGATGTAGAATTTTTACCGGCCATCTCAGTTGGCTATAATTTGAGGTTTTAAGGAGAATGATGAAGCCCCTGTACCCGGCCCTTTTGATCATCATTACGATCACTTTGTTTGTGACCTGTGATCTACCTCATGAACCCGGTCCCATGCCAGGTGATCTTATCCCGACCGAATTTGAAGCTGGTTTGAATATTCTGGGTGTGTTGCGTGCCGATGAACAGACCGGGACTTCCTTTATAAGTATCAATCGAGCTTTGACCACCGAAGAGATCTATTCTGATTCAATCGAGGATTGGCCCCCAGAGGTCGATTTTGTGAAGTTGACCTTAGCCAGCTCGGGGACAGAATACTTTTTTCTGAAACCTGAGGACTCATTCGGCTGGGGTAAGTACCAGGATACAACCCTGGATGTTCAGCCCGGACAAACTTTCGAGCTGGAGATCAGTGCTCCTGATTACCCTACATTGACGGGTGAGACAGCCATTCCTCAGAAGCCTGCGCTGGTTTTGAATACCCTCTCAGTCGCTTCCGGGAGGGTCTCATTCCAACTTAAACACCACGCCAGTGCGTTTGAGTATAAGCTCTACCTGATCTTTTCTGAGATTACTCTGGAAAAGGTGATCAAACCACGAAATGAGGATATTCTTGATATTGACTGGGTTTTTAACGCCGCTAATGGAGTTCCTCAGGCTCTCGTGGTCGGTGCTTTGGATGAAAATCTGACCAGTTATGGCAACAGCGGTATTACGTTTATCCCCAATACTTATCACGCTGACGGGTCAACTGTAACGGATGGGTATGGGTGTTTTGGGTCGGTTGCCATAGCGACTTTTCCTCTGTAGGGTGAAATATGTTGTGCCTTCCTATAGCGCCAGAGGGCTGAAAATTTTCGTTTCACTGCATTAGAAAGACAAAAAGGCGAAAGCTTCAGCAACACGCTTGCATTTCATACTGTAGGTTCTAAAATTCAAGCCTATGAAAACAAATGAATTACACGAAACGAAAATATCTTCCGAAACTATCTTTCAGGGCAAGTTACTCCATGTCACCCGCGACGAGGTGCGCTTGCCAAATGGTAAAACCAGTATTAGAGAAGGCATTCTCCATCCAGGTGCAGTGGTTGTAATTCCATTTCTGGATAAAAAAACTCTGATCATGGAACGCCAATTCAGATATTATCCAGATCAGATTTTTTTCGAGTTGCCAGCTGGAAAGATTGATCCTGGTGAAGACTTTCTCACTACTGGCAAACGGGAGCTGTTGGAAGAAACTGGTTACGTAGCAGGCAGTTGGCAATTTATTACTCATTTGTATCCTGCTATTGGCTATGCTGATGAGAAGATGGCAATCTACGCCGCTCACGATCTAACCATGCAGGGCATCGATCGAGATCAGGATGAGTTTTTAGAAATATTCGAGATACCTCTAGATAAAGCCATGGAAATGCTACACAAAGGTGAGATTACCGATGCTAAAACAATGGTAGGACTATTCTGGGCGGAAAAACTGGCTGCTGGAGAATGGGAGCCGCATGTCTGAACCTGAATTCATATTGGTTTGCAACCAGTCCGAGATAGCTAGAGGTGCTGCAAAAAATGTGATTCTGAATGATGTGGAGATAGCTATTTTTAATACACCTCAAGGATTTATCGCTCGTTCTGGAGTTTGCAAACACAATGCCTTCAAGCTTGAGCTTTGTGAGATTTCCGGTGATATTATAAGCTGTCCCCTCCACGGCTGGAAGTATAGGATTTCTACGGGGAAGGGGATCAAACCCAGTTGGACTTGTCTGGAACTCTATCCGCTGGAAGTCAGGGGTGATGAGATCTGGGTGCAGCCACTGGCTGATGATTCAAATAAGGATGATTTTGATACATCATCCTATCAGTGGTAAATAAAGGGGAGTGGAGCATGACAAAAGTAGCTGTGATATTATCAGGTTCAGGGTTTTTGGATGGAGCCGAAATTCAGGAAAGTGTAATTACCATGCTTGCCCTGGACAGATCAGGTGTTGAATACCAGTGTATGGCACCGGATATGGATCAGATGCATGTGGTCAATCATCTGACGGGCCAGGTCAGTGAAGGTGAGCAACGCAATGTGCTGGTGGAAGCTGCCCGGATCGCCAGAACTGAAATTATTGACATTGCCAAGGCAAACCCCAATGATTACGATGCTGTGATCTTTCCAGGGGGATATGGTGCTGCTAAAAATCTTTCAAATTTTGCAGTAAAGGGGGCTGACAGTTCTGTCCAGCATGATGTGCTGCAATTTGCCCGGGCTTTCGCCGCTACTGGAAAACCCATGGGCTATGTGTGCATCGCACCGGCCATGATTCCACATATATATGGAGCTGAAGCGAAATTAACGATTGGTTCTGATGCAGATACTGCAGCCGCAATCACTGAAATGGGTGGTGTTCATGTGAGTTGTCCGGTGAGCGACTATGTGGTTGATGATGAGCGAAAAATTGTATCAACTCCGGCGTATATGATGAATGTTCGAATTGGGGAAGCAGCAGTGGGAATTGAAAAATTAGTGAATAAAGTCTTGGAGATGATTGATGGAAAGTAATGTTAAATATCTAAAGCAGGTGGCTCATTTTTCTGAGGATACTGCTGTTATCAATTCATTCTTTAGCAGTGATCAGTTAAAGATGGATGTATTGACCTTGAATACACATCAATATATATCTCCCCTGGTTGAACCTCTTTCAGACATGATCTATTATATCCTGCGGGGTGAAGGTGTTTTTGAGATTGGTGATGAGGTGTTGGTGCTTACTCGCAATACTTCGGTTTTGGTAGAGATCGGTGTAAGTGCAGGAATTATCAACGAAAGTGATGAGCAGTTGACTGTCCTCAGGATTCAGGCTCCTCCCGGTATCCATTGATATTGGAGAATCTTGAAAATAGAAAAAACTTGCCGGGCGTAGCCGATAGGCGTGGACTAGTAGAAAATAGAAAATAGAAAATAGACGAAACCGCTAGAAGTATCTGAGAATTCATGAAATGTGCCCTAAAACCATTAAATACAACCACATATAGTGAATACTCCTAAATCCATATATATCAATACTTTGCGTCATTTCGACAAGCTCAATGCACCGCTCTGCGTGCTCTGCGAGAGGTACTTTTTACGAGGCCGTCAAAATAGATAATAGATAATAGATAATAGAAAGGGGAATAAGGATAGTTTGAAGCATGAGGCTTTGAGCTGTCGAGTGACGTTTATTTAAAACAGGTCGAGTTATGAAAAAGAAAACTGAAACATTATATGCCCCGATCTTTCCTC
This region of Candidatus Neomarinimicrobiota bacterium genomic DNA includes:
- a CDS encoding Rieske 2Fe-2S domain-containing protein — translated: MSEPEFILVCNQSEIARGAAKNVILNDVEIAIFNTPQGFIARSGVCKHNAFKLELCEISGDIISCPLHGWKYRISTGKGIKPSWTCLELYPLEVRGDEIWVQPLADDSNKDDFDTSSYQW
- a CDS encoding DUF4249 family protein, whose product is MMKPLYPALLIIITITLFVTCDLPHEPGPMPGDLIPTEFEAGLNILGVLRADEQTGTSFISINRALTTEEIYSDSIEDWPPEVDFVKLTLASSGTEYFFLKPEDSFGWGKYQDTTLDVQPGQTFELEISAPDYPTLTGETAIPQKPALVLNTLSVASGRVSFQLKHHASAFEYKLYLIFSEITLEKVIKPRNEDILDIDWVFNAANGVPQALVVGALDENLTSYGNSGITFIPNTYHADGSTVTDGYGCFGSVAIATFPL
- a CDS encoding NUDIX hydrolase, yielding MKTNELHETKISSETIFQGKLLHVTRDEVRLPNGKTSIREGILHPGAVVVIPFLDKKTLIMERQFRYYPDQIFFELPAGKIDPGEDFLTTGKRELLEETGYVAGSWQFITHLYPAIGYADEKMAIYAAHDLTMQGIDRDQDEFLEIFEIPLDKAMEMLHKGEITDAKTMVGLFWAEKLAAGEWEPHV
- a CDS encoding TonB-dependent receptor; this translates as MIFRIVFTALLMISTLLGSTISGYVFDNKSGESIVGVNVFVRELSKGSATNLDGFFIIRDIQDTHVALTFSHIAYVDTTFPVILNIERYYFPRVTLSPQAIDTKAIEVVGQRSSIINKDLDISSFQVDPIVLSEIPQLSKDVFKLVKFSPSVTISDPMSPQYYVRGSDPGENLVQLDGMTIYNPQHFMGSNAIFNPYAIKNIEMLVGGFDAEYGGRNASILNITTREGHRSEIHGEFRPSISGISGAIEFPAGERGSAMLSGRLLSDLMLKVLMGSPNLMMDYNGAYQISYGKTRLRFSGFFARDYMDYRVANLMLFFPDSVFESFEEGFIAKTNNRAVGLKVNTVLLPNLLFEGQVYHSGSRVDNQTYFGYSIADTSSGTDVRLNYKTHIENSIFDNTIKANLAWYAFGHQTLKLGFEINDLNFSNETGRVDTKPDPLRTGSQFQAVFFQDEVDLGPLMLKAGLRQSRLRSTDSWNMEPRVSMSLRVGKHVLKAAYGHYYQYLTTMDSKSEEFVRFLDYYQSLGDHAPIHSFHHILGIEGQLTKTLEYSIATYYKDLRQLYHSTYSSSIMQSSENTQIEGGSGESYGFEVLIKGSLGRLSGWVGYNYSKGYRNYPSIQNGKQSLFDGDQPHNFKSLLMYKLTPDIIASSTMQITSGYPRTWETGMRMHYSYDPLNNDFGVFATNITPERNNVRYPSRMTWDIGWKKKLRSGFGYNLAEYLGGLEAYYTMTIRNLLFLHRNPIYYIYFPGYGYYGLDVEFLPAISVGYNLRF
- a CDS encoding cupin domain-containing protein, with the translated sequence MESNVKYLKQVAHFSEDTAVINSFFSSDQLKMDVLTLNTHQYISPLVEPLSDMIYYILRGEGVFEIGDEVLVLTRNTSVLVEIGVSAGIINESDEQLTVLRIQAPPGIH
- the elbB gene encoding isoprenoid biosynthesis glyoxalase ElbB, with amino-acid sequence MTKVAVILSGSGFLDGAEIQESVITMLALDRSGVEYQCMAPDMDQMHVVNHLTGQVSEGEQRNVLVEAARIARTEIIDIAKANPNDYDAVIFPGGYGAAKNLSNFAVKGADSSVQHDVLQFARAFAATGKPMGYVCIAPAMIPHIYGAEAKLTIGSDADTAAAITEMGGVHVSCPVSDYVVDDERKIVSTPAYMMNVRIGEAAVGIEKLVNKVLEMIDGK